In Spodoptera frugiperda isolate SF20-4 chromosome 4, AGI-APGP_CSIRO_Sfru_2.0, whole genome shotgun sequence, a single window of DNA contains:
- the LOC118272402 gene encoding alanine aminotransferase 1 isoform X1 yields the protein MWQNVAVDGVSPAVPALVVHSDYSHQVAGIPYFGKFKPKHHKAAVCRARTSCHPCWCIDKGAGRVFIICLQGSSKPFNKVILANVGDAQAMKQQPITFIRQVVACASYPNLIKSGSMPADVKQRAKDILKSCAGQSVGAYTMSHGIELIRRHVAEYIEQRDGHKANWQDICLTAGASNGIKHVLELFCNKVDCKPTGIMIPIPQYPLYSATLTEFGIGHIRYYLDEDKGWALDINELERSFTDGSKTHAVRAIVVINPGNPTGQVLKRGNIEDIIKFAHKKNLLIFADEVYQANVYDKDSKFFSFKKVMTELGAPYSCCALASFMSISKGYTGECGLRGGWMELCNMDPKVQEHLYKAMSAMLCPPTIGQIVCDCVAKTPCCGEPSYELWEKERCAVLDSLKERSEMIVQAFNGMKGFKCNKVQGAMYAFPRIELSSKAVEAAKAAGKAPDVFYAFKLLEDCGICIVPGSGFGQKPGTYHFRTTILPQKPLLKEMLDTFQKFHQKFSEQYP from the exons ATGTGGCAGAATGTGGCAGTCGACGGCGTCTCGCCGGCAGTTCCTGCCCTCGTGGTGCATAGTGATTATTCGCACCAAGTCGCAGGGATCCCTTACTTTGGAAAATTTAAACCCAAACATCATAAAGCTGCAGTATGCCGTGCGAGGACCTCTTGTCATCCGTGCTGGTGCATTGATAAAGGAGCTGGCAGGG tatttattatttgtttacaggGATCTAGTAAGCCTTTCAATAAGGTCATCCTTGCAAATGTGGGAGATGCGCAAGCTATGAAACAGCAACCTATCACCTTCATCCGACAG GTGGTCGCCTGTGCGTCTTATCCGAATCTCATAAAGTCGGGCTCAATGCCGGCGGACGTGAAGCAGAGAGCAAAAGATATACTCAAAAGCTGCGC tgGCCAGTCAGTGGGCGCGTACACGATGTCGCACGGCATCGAGCTGATCCGGCGCCACGTGGCGGAGTACATCGAGCAGCGCGACGGGCACAAGGCCAACTGGCAGGACATCTGCCTCACTGCGGGAGCCTCCAACGGTATCAAGCACGTCTTGGAACTATTCTGCAATAAAGTCGACTGCAAGCCTACCG GTATCATGATACCGATCCCGCAGTACCCGTTATATTCGGCCACGCTCACGGAGTTCGGGATAGGTCACATCCGCTACTACCTGGACGAGGACAAGGGCTGGGCGCTCGACATCAACGAGCTGGAGCGGTCCTTCACGGACGGCAGCAAGACGCACGCCGTGCGGGCCATCGTCGTCATCAACCCCGGCAACCCCACCGGACAG GTTCTGAAACGTGGTAACATTGAGGACATAATAAAGTTTGCACATAAAAAGAACTTACTTATATTCGCGGACGAAGTGTACCAGGCTAATGTGTACGACAAGGACAGTAAGTTCTTCTCCTTCAAAAAG GTGATGACGGAGCTGGGCGCGCCGTACAGCTGCTGCGCGCTGGCGTCGTTCATGTCCATCAGCAAGGGGTACACGGGCGAGTGCGGGCTGCGCGGCGGCTGGATGGAGCTCTGCAACATGGACCCCAAAGTGCAGGAGCACCTCTACAAGGCCATGTCCGCCATGCTCTGTCCCCCCACTATCGGGCAGATCGTCTGTGATTGCGTT GCAAAAACCCCTTGCTGCGGTGAGCCATCGTACGAACTGTGGGAGAAGGAGAGGTGTGCCGTACTGGACTCATTGAAAGAGCGGTCCGAGATGATCGTGCAAGCCTTCAACGGCATGAAGGGGTTCAAGTGTAACAAGGTGCAG GGTGCAATGTACGCTTTCCCGCGCATCGAGTTATCGAGTAAAGCGGTAGAGGCTGCCAAGGCAGCAGGGAAAGCCCCAGACGTGTTCTATGCCTTCAAACTCTTGGAGGATTGTG GTATTTGTATAGTTCCCGGCTCCGGCTTTGGCCAGAAACCTGGCACCTACCACTTCCGCACCACCATACTGCCGCAGAAGCCCCTCCTCAAGGAGATGCTAGATACTTTCCAGAAATTCCATCAAAAATTCTCCGAGCAGTACCCATAA
- the LOC118272402 gene encoding alanine aminotransferase 2 isoform X3, which translates to MSHGIELIRRHVAEYIEQRDGHKANWQDICLTAGASNGIKHVLELFCNKVDCKPTGIMIPIPQYPLYSATLTEFGIGHIRYYLDEDKGWALDINELERSFTDGSKTHAVRAIVVINPGNPTGQVLKRGNIEDIIKFAHKKNLLIFADEVYQANVYDKDSKFFSFKKVMTELGAPYSCCALASFMSISKGYTGECGLRGGWMELCNMDPKVQEHLYKAMSAMLCPPTIGQIVCDCVAKTPCCGEPSYELWEKERCAVLDSLKERSEMIVQAFNGMKGFKCNKVQGAMYAFPRIELSSKAVEAAKAAGKAPDVFYAFKLLEDCGICIVPGSGFGQKPGTYHFRTTILPQKPLLKEMLDTFQKFHQKFSEQYP; encoded by the exons ATGTCGCACGGCATCGAGCTGATCCGGCGCCACGTGGCGGAGTACATCGAGCAGCGCGACGGGCACAAGGCCAACTGGCAGGACATCTGCCTCACTGCGGGAGCCTCCAACGGTATCAAGCACGTCTTGGAACTATTCTGCAATAAAGTCGACTGCAAGCCTACCG GTATCATGATACCGATCCCGCAGTACCCGTTATATTCGGCCACGCTCACGGAGTTCGGGATAGGTCACATCCGCTACTACCTGGACGAGGACAAGGGCTGGGCGCTCGACATCAACGAGCTGGAGCGGTCCTTCACGGACGGCAGCAAGACGCACGCCGTGCGGGCCATCGTCGTCATCAACCCCGGCAACCCCACCGGACAG GTTCTGAAACGTGGTAACATTGAGGACATAATAAAGTTTGCACATAAAAAGAACTTACTTATATTCGCGGACGAAGTGTACCAGGCTAATGTGTACGACAAGGACAGTAAGTTCTTCTCCTTCAAAAAG GTGATGACGGAGCTGGGCGCGCCGTACAGCTGCTGCGCGCTGGCGTCGTTCATGTCCATCAGCAAGGGGTACACGGGCGAGTGCGGGCTGCGCGGCGGCTGGATGGAGCTCTGCAACATGGACCCCAAAGTGCAGGAGCACCTCTACAAGGCCATGTCCGCCATGCTCTGTCCCCCCACTATCGGGCAGATCGTCTGTGATTGCGTT GCAAAAACCCCTTGCTGCGGTGAGCCATCGTACGAACTGTGGGAGAAGGAGAGGTGTGCCGTACTGGACTCATTGAAAGAGCGGTCCGAGATGATCGTGCAAGCCTTCAACGGCATGAAGGGGTTCAAGTGTAACAAGGTGCAG GGTGCAATGTACGCTTTCCCGCGCATCGAGTTATCGAGTAAAGCGGTAGAGGCTGCCAAGGCAGCAGGGAAAGCCCCAGACGTGTTCTATGCCTTCAAACTCTTGGAGGATTGTG GTATTTGTATAGTTCCCGGCTCCGGCTTTGGCCAGAAACCTGGCACCTACCACTTCCGCACCACCATACTGCCGCAGAAGCCCCTCCTCAAGGAGATGCTAGATACTTTCCAGAAATTCCATCAAAAATTCTCCGAGCAGTACCCATAA
- the LOC118272402 gene encoding alanine aminotransferase 2 isoform X2 — MWQSTASRRQFLPSWCIVIIRTKSQGSLTLENLNPNIIKLQYAVRGPLVIRAGALIKELAGGSSKPFNKVILANVGDAQAMKQQPITFIRQVVACASYPNLIKSGSMPADVKQRAKDILKSCAGQSVGAYTMSHGIELIRRHVAEYIEQRDGHKANWQDICLTAGASNGIKHVLELFCNKVDCKPTGIMIPIPQYPLYSATLTEFGIGHIRYYLDEDKGWALDINELERSFTDGSKTHAVRAIVVINPGNPTGQVLKRGNIEDIIKFAHKKNLLIFADEVYQANVYDKDSKFFSFKKVMTELGAPYSCCALASFMSISKGYTGECGLRGGWMELCNMDPKVQEHLYKAMSAMLCPPTIGQIVCDCVAKTPCCGEPSYELWEKERCAVLDSLKERSEMIVQAFNGMKGFKCNKVQGAMYAFPRIELSSKAVEAAKAAGKAPDVFYAFKLLEDCGICIVPGSGFGQKPGTYHFRTTILPQKPLLKEMLDTFQKFHQKFSEQYP, encoded by the exons ATGTGGCAGTCGACGGCGTCTCGCCGGCAGTTCCTGCCCTCGTGGTGCATAGTGATTATTCGCACCAAGTCGCAGGGATCCCTTACTTTGGAAAATTTAAACCCAAACATCATAAAGCTGCAGTATGCCGTGCGAGGACCTCTTGTCATCCGTGCTGGTGCATTGATAAAGGAGCTGGCAGGG gGATCTAGTAAGCCTTTCAATAAGGTCATCCTTGCAAATGTGGGAGATGCGCAAGCTATGAAACAGCAACCTATCACCTTCATCCGACAG GTGGTCGCCTGTGCGTCTTATCCGAATCTCATAAAGTCGGGCTCAATGCCGGCGGACGTGAAGCAGAGAGCAAAAGATATACTCAAAAGCTGCGC tgGCCAGTCAGTGGGCGCGTACACGATGTCGCACGGCATCGAGCTGATCCGGCGCCACGTGGCGGAGTACATCGAGCAGCGCGACGGGCACAAGGCCAACTGGCAGGACATCTGCCTCACTGCGGGAGCCTCCAACGGTATCAAGCACGTCTTGGAACTATTCTGCAATAAAGTCGACTGCAAGCCTACCG GTATCATGATACCGATCCCGCAGTACCCGTTATATTCGGCCACGCTCACGGAGTTCGGGATAGGTCACATCCGCTACTACCTGGACGAGGACAAGGGCTGGGCGCTCGACATCAACGAGCTGGAGCGGTCCTTCACGGACGGCAGCAAGACGCACGCCGTGCGGGCCATCGTCGTCATCAACCCCGGCAACCCCACCGGACAG GTTCTGAAACGTGGTAACATTGAGGACATAATAAAGTTTGCACATAAAAAGAACTTACTTATATTCGCGGACGAAGTGTACCAGGCTAATGTGTACGACAAGGACAGTAAGTTCTTCTCCTTCAAAAAG GTGATGACGGAGCTGGGCGCGCCGTACAGCTGCTGCGCGCTGGCGTCGTTCATGTCCATCAGCAAGGGGTACACGGGCGAGTGCGGGCTGCGCGGCGGCTGGATGGAGCTCTGCAACATGGACCCCAAAGTGCAGGAGCACCTCTACAAGGCCATGTCCGCCATGCTCTGTCCCCCCACTATCGGGCAGATCGTCTGTGATTGCGTT GCAAAAACCCCTTGCTGCGGTGAGCCATCGTACGAACTGTGGGAGAAGGAGAGGTGTGCCGTACTGGACTCATTGAAAGAGCGGTCCGAGATGATCGTGCAAGCCTTCAACGGCATGAAGGGGTTCAAGTGTAACAAGGTGCAG GGTGCAATGTACGCTTTCCCGCGCATCGAGTTATCGAGTAAAGCGGTAGAGGCTGCCAAGGCAGCAGGGAAAGCCCCAGACGTGTTCTATGCCTTCAAACTCTTGGAGGATTGTG GTATTTGTATAGTTCCCGGCTCCGGCTTTGGCCAGAAACCTGGCACCTACCACTTCCGCACCACCATACTGCCGCAGAAGCCCCTCCTCAAGGAGATGCTAGATACTTTCCAGAAATTCCATCAAAAATTCTCCGAGCAGTACCCATAA